Proteins found in one Nocardia brasiliensis ATCC 700358 genomic segment:
- a CDS encoding DUF1206 domain-containing protein: protein MSIFRSANTYRRRDRIGTRRGWGRSRDYRDGRGRSWGRRSQDWRRRRSASSGGLEAAARFGFVARGIAYLAIGIIGFMLAIGTAEHEPDGGGALAAIASKPLGYLLLWILVFGFAALVAWRVTQVASARRTYSGGHRLYAALSGIVYALAFLGTLRYVVHGRTPKPSDAIARDLTARILSWDGGQVVVLLLGLAVIAFGIWQTVRGLRLEFVDDLRMGWMTHGSRQAAIWLGRIGYVARGVVVLGIGLAAVVAALNYDPAEAKGVDAVLRDFAEMPFGPWLLILVALGLMAFGALSFLEAKHRRTYGGVPV, encoded by the coding sequence ATGAGTATTTTTCGCAGTGCGAACACTTATCGACGGCGGGACCGCATCGGCACGCGGCGCGGGTGGGGCCGTTCGCGGGACTACCGCGACGGCCGCGGGCGGTCTTGGGGCCGCCGGTCGCAGGATTGGCGTCGGCGCAGGTCCGCGAGTTCGGGCGGATTGGAAGCGGCCGCGCGTTTCGGCTTCGTCGCCCGCGGTATCGCCTACCTCGCGATCGGCATCATCGGGTTCATGCTGGCGATCGGCACGGCCGAACACGAGCCGGACGGCGGCGGTGCGCTGGCTGCGATCGCGAGCAAACCGCTCGGGTATCTGCTGCTGTGGATTCTCGTCTTCGGCTTCGCCGCCTTGGTGGCGTGGCGGGTCACCCAGGTGGCCAGCGCCCGGCGGACCTACTCGGGGGGACACCGGCTCTACGCCGCACTCTCCGGAATCGTCTATGCCCTGGCCTTTTTGGGCACACTGCGGTACGTCGTGCACGGCCGGACGCCGAAGCCGAGCGACGCCATCGCCCGTGACCTGACCGCCCGGATCCTGAGCTGGGACGGCGGCCAGGTGGTCGTGCTGCTGCTCGGCCTGGCCGTCATCGCCTTCGGGATCTGGCAGACCGTGCGCGGCCTGCGCCTCGAATTCGTCGACGACCTGCGCATGGGCTGGATGACGCACGGGTCGCGCCAGGCCGCGATCTGGCTCGGCCGCATCGGCTACGTCGCGCGCGGGGTCGTCGTGCTCGGTATCGGGCTCGCCGCCGTCGTCGCGGCGTTGAACTACGACCCGGCCGAGGCCAAGGGCGTCGACGCGGTACTGCGCGATTTCGCCGAAATGCCTTTCGGCCCTTGGCTGCTCATCCTGGTCGCGCTCGGCCTGATGGCGTTCGGCGCGCTGTCCTTCCTGGAGGCCAAGCACCGCCGCACCTATGGCGGTGTCCCGGTCTGA
- the sigC gene encoding RNA polymerase sigma factor SigC: protein MPTPADDDETTRLALAAARGDRRALESFIRATQKDVWRLLAHLTEVGRADDLTQETYLRALGSIKRFEGRASARTWLLSIARRVVVDQVRMAVARPKIAHGVDWAAAADRQVSRRDGLAEIVELNLLLDDLAPERREALVLTQVLGLSYAEAATVCGCPVGTVRSRVARGREDLVAATRFGIRRSANG, encoded by the coding sequence ATGCCCACCCCCGCCGACGACGACGAGACCACCCGCCTGGCATTGGCGGCGGCTCGCGGCGACCGGCGGGCGTTGGAGAGCTTCATCCGCGCGACCCAGAAGGACGTGTGGCGGCTGCTCGCCCACCTGACCGAGGTCGGCCGGGCCGACGATCTGACCCAGGAGACCTATCTCCGCGCGCTCGGCAGCATCAAGCGTTTCGAGGGCCGGGCCAGCGCGCGCACCTGGCTGCTGTCCATCGCGCGCCGGGTGGTGGTCGATCAGGTGCGGATGGCGGTGGCGCGGCCGAAGATCGCGCACGGTGTGGACTGGGCGGCCGCGGCCGACCGTCAGGTCTCGCGCCGCGACGGCCTCGCCGAGATCGTCGAACTCAACCTGCTGCTCGACGACCTCGCGCCCGAACGCCGGGAGGCGCTCGTGCTCACCCAGGTCCTCGGCCTGTCCTACGCCGAGGCCGCCACCGTGTGCGGCTGCCCGGTCGGCACGGTTCGTTCGCGTGTCGCGCGCGGTCGTGAAGATCTGGTCGCCGCAACCCGATTCGGCATCCGGCGCAGCGCCAACGGCTGA
- a CDS encoding zf-HC2 domain-containing protein gives MECKECRTALSARIDGERETVPAARVDEHLEQCGECCSWYVAAVETSKRLRDTSSYAPDLTDAIFAAAELERPDRARLSRWRAAVAGVRDVTFTTGAGWARVALGALGVLQCVLGLAQLAGLDFGMSHHHGAEMTRHLLNESTAWSLAIGIGFLYCALRPHAAAGVLPVLGVLVAALSAFVVADLYSGVVPISRVLSHGVLVVALALVVVVHRSRRPDTSPPASDRAPADLVLPPGAQFGRRLGHLRSTQDPAA, from the coding sequence GTGGAGTGCAAAGAGTGCCGGACGGCCCTGTCCGCCCGGATCGACGGCGAACGGGAGACCGTTCCCGCGGCGCGCGTGGACGAGCATCTCGAGCAGTGCGGCGAGTGCTGTTCCTGGTACGTCGCCGCCGTCGAGACCTCGAAACGGCTGCGCGACACCTCGTCGTACGCGCCCGATCTGACCGATGCGATCTTCGCCGCCGCCGAGCTGGAACGGCCGGATCGCGCGCGACTGTCGCGGTGGCGCGCGGCCGTGGCCGGGGTGCGCGATGTCACGTTCACCACAGGCGCCGGCTGGGCGCGTGTCGCGCTCGGTGCGCTCGGTGTCCTGCAATGCGTGCTTGGCCTGGCGCAGCTCGCCGGGCTCGACTTCGGCATGAGCCATCATCACGGCGCCGAGATGACCCGGCATCTGCTCAACGAGAGCACCGCGTGGAGCCTGGCCATCGGCATCGGCTTCCTCTACTGCGCGCTGCGTCCGCACGCCGCCGCCGGTGTGCTCCCGGTGCTCGGCGTGCTGGTCGCGGCGTTGAGCGCGTTCGTCGTCGCGGACCTGTACTCCGGCGTGGTGCCGATCTCGCGGGTGCTCTCGCACGGCGTGCTCGTCGTCGCGCTGGCCCTGGTCGTGGTGGTGCACCGCAGCCGCCGCCCCGATACCTCGCCACCGGCCAGCGATCGCGCACCGGCCGATCTGGTGTTGCCGCCGGGCGCCCAGTTCGGCCGTCGCCTCGGCCACCTGCGTTCCACCCAAGATCCCGCCGCGTGA
- a CDS encoding heavy metal translocating P-type ATPase — MTIELDQLRPDQPAAATEPTRISLAVTGMSCAACANRIERKLNKVDGVTASVNYATGIATIDAAAGIAAEELCAEVDAIGFGAAPVTDRAEAISAAPEDAEVSSLQRRLVVALMVFFPLADLSVMFATIPSTRFTGWQLVLTVLALPVVVWSAAPFHRKALANARAGAASMDTLVSVGVLTATLWSLDTMFLHPNRSGPAPDGVWAAIWASDAIYLEVAAGVTAFVLAGRYFEAKAKRSAGSALRALAALGAREVTVLTRDGREMRVPIGELVEGQRFVVRPGETIATDGLVVSGASSVDASAMTGESIPVDVHAGMAVIGGTTALTGRLIVEAAAVGADTKLSGMIRLVEEAQTGKARMQRIADRVSSVFVPFVFLITAVTFVIWLIAGAGADRAGAAALAVLVVACPCALGLAIPTALMVASGRGAQLGIFIKGHQALEATRDVDTVVLDKTGTVTNGAMSVVAVTEHAPYPVAEVLRWAGAVEAASEHAVAAAITRYAREQLDDDLPAVESFEALPGLGARGVVDGRTVLVGRARLFDDQGIEIPQESQRAVRRQEKSGRTVVLVAVDGAVVAVVAVADTVKDTAAAAIARLHRLGLRVLMFTGDNAFAAQAVADEIGIDEVVAELLPEGKVELIARMQEQGHRVVMVGDGINDGAALATADLGMAIGAGTDVAIAAADVILVREDLGAVADAIELAHATLRTIKGNLVWAFGYNVLAIPVAALGFLNPLIAGAAMAFSSFFVVSNSLRLRKVRFAR; from the coding sequence ATGACCATCGAGCTCGACCAGCTTCGACCCGATCAGCCTGCCGCAGCCACCGAACCGACCCGCATCTCGCTCGCCGTCACCGGCATGAGCTGCGCGGCCTGCGCGAACCGGATCGAGCGCAAACTCAACAAGGTCGACGGCGTGACCGCCTCGGTGAACTACGCCACCGGCATCGCCACCATCGACGCCGCCGCGGGCATCGCCGCCGAGGAACTCTGCGCCGAGGTCGACGCGATCGGCTTCGGTGCCGCGCCGGTGACCGACCGGGCCGAGGCGATCAGCGCCGCCCCGGAGGACGCGGAGGTCAGCAGCCTGCAGCGCCGGCTGGTGGTCGCGCTGATGGTGTTCTTCCCGCTGGCCGACCTGTCGGTGATGTTCGCCACCATCCCCTCGACCCGGTTCACCGGCTGGCAGCTGGTGCTCACGGTGCTGGCGCTGCCCGTGGTGGTCTGGTCGGCGGCGCCGTTCCATCGCAAGGCGCTGGCCAACGCGAGAGCCGGTGCGGCCAGCATGGACACGCTGGTCTCGGTCGGTGTGCTCACCGCGACGCTGTGGTCGCTGGACACCATGTTCCTGCACCCGAATCGGTCCGGCCCCGCGCCGGACGGCGTCTGGGCGGCGATCTGGGCGAGCGACGCGATCTATCTGGAGGTCGCGGCGGGCGTCACCGCATTCGTCCTGGCCGGACGGTATTTCGAGGCCAAGGCCAAACGGTCGGCGGGCAGCGCGCTGCGGGCGCTGGCCGCGCTAGGCGCGCGCGAGGTGACCGTGCTGACCCGGGACGGTCGCGAAATGCGTGTTCCCATCGGCGAACTCGTCGAAGGCCAGCGTTTCGTGGTGCGCCCGGGCGAGACCATCGCCACCGACGGGCTCGTCGTGTCGGGCGCATCGAGTGTCGATGCCAGCGCGATGACGGGTGAGTCGATCCCGGTCGACGTGCACGCGGGCATGGCCGTGATCGGCGGCACCACCGCGCTCACCGGACGGCTGATCGTGGAAGCCGCAGCGGTGGGCGCGGATACGAAACTGTCGGGCATGATCCGGCTCGTCGAAGAAGCGCAGACCGGCAAGGCGCGCATGCAGCGCATCGCCGACCGGGTGTCGTCGGTATTCGTGCCGTTCGTCTTCCTGATCACCGCGGTGACGTTCGTGATCTGGCTGATCGCCGGTGCCGGCGCCGATCGCGCGGGCGCGGCCGCGCTGGCGGTGCTGGTGGTGGCCTGCCCGTGCGCGCTGGGGCTGGCCATTCCGACCGCGCTCATGGTGGCGTCCGGACGCGGTGCGCAGCTGGGCATTTTCATCAAAGGCCACCAGGCTCTGGAAGCCACCCGCGACGTGGACACCGTGGTGCTGGACAAGACCGGCACCGTGACCAACGGCGCGATGAGCGTCGTCGCGGTGACCGAACACGCGCCGTACCCGGTCGCCGAGGTGCTGCGGTGGGCCGGTGCGGTGGAGGCGGCTTCGGAGCACGCGGTCGCGGCCGCGATCACCCGCTACGCCCGTGAGCAGCTCGACGACGACCTGCCCGCCGTCGAATCCTTCGAAGCGCTACCGGGTTTGGGCGCGCGCGGAGTTGTCGACGGGCGCACGGTGCTGGTCGGCCGGGCGCGGCTGTTCGACGATCAGGGCATCGAGATCCCGCAGGAGTCCCAGCGCGCGGTGCGCAGGCAGGAGAAGTCCGGGCGCACCGTGGTGCTCGTCGCGGTGGACGGTGCGGTCGTCGCGGTCGTCGCGGTGGCCGACACCGTCAAGGACACCGCGGCGGCGGCGATCGCCCGGCTGCACCGGCTCGGGCTGCGCGTCCTGATGTTCACCGGTGACAACGCCTTCGCCGCACAGGCGGTGGCCGACGAGATCGGCATCGATGAGGTGGTCGCCGAACTGCTTCCGGAGGGCAAGGTCGAGCTGATCGCCCGCATGCAGGAGCAGGGGCACCGGGTGGTGATGGTCGGCGACGGCATCAACGACGGCGCGGCGCTGGCCACCGCCGACCTCGGCATGGCGATCGGCGCGGGCACCGACGTCGCGATCGCGGCCGCCGACGTCATCCTGGTCCGCGAGGATCTGGGCGCGGTCGCCGACGCGATCGAATTGGCGCACGCCACATTGCGCACCATCAAGGGCAACCTGGTGTGGGCGTTCGGCTACAACGTGCTCGCCATTCCGGTTGCCGCGCTGGGCTTCCTGAATCCGCTGATCGCCGGTGCGGCCATGGCGTTCTCGTCGTTCTTCGTGGTGTCGAACAGCCTGCGACTGCGCAAGGTGCGCTTCGCGCGGTGA
- a CDS encoding cytochrome c oxidase assembly protein, producing MVDFNVQVKPSTVHLVRFGTAVVLLAVVLGSVVEVGELPYRAAGTAYPGFADVLGYVLLRVAAALAGATALGALVYAVCCTAVTGRGRLDVDGYAGLRLAERAGVVWLLSALALIPVTAANIGGMTVSGVFRLGALGALIDAGEKPKAWIVVAVLAAVVTLGARIMLSWNGAAVLLLVAAIAVLPPAMVGNAGEGPNHDYGTGAMIIFQLAVSVLPGLLWCVTEHVRRQGEHVDTAVRRGAIIGLLCVLAAALSGLVLWLILLPWSAVFSTGYGRLALLVGAAGVGLAFVLRFAFARRSAAPTRRTALLIACGAALSTVALGATVAMAVQPAPAFADRSFTAQEVFLGFDLFDPPNVARLLTLWRFDLVIGTAAVAGIVLYVIGVVRLRRRGDAWSRWRTLSWVSGCAALLIATSSGIGTYGFAMFSMHMITHMALNMFVPVLLVLGAPVTLLLRAVPAAKRGEVHGVREWVLALLHSRPTAIIAHPATALTLFVISLYGLYFTPLFESLIRYHWGHVLMNVHFLIVGYLYYWGIIGIDPGPRRLPHLGRLGVLFAVMPFHAFFGVAVMSMNTVIGSRFYTNLQLPWNIDLLADQRMGGGIAWVSGEVPVLLVVGALLTQWAAQDRRTAVRTDRKDDEYRDSDLEAYNAMLEKLAQTRR from the coding sequence ATGGTGGACTTCAACGTGCAGGTGAAACCCTCGACAGTCCACCTGGTCCGGTTCGGCACCGCGGTCGTGCTGCTCGCCGTCGTCCTCGGCTCGGTGGTCGAGGTGGGCGAGCTGCCCTATCGGGCGGCGGGCACCGCCTATCCCGGATTCGCCGACGTCCTCGGGTACGTGCTGCTGCGCGTCGCCGCCGCGCTGGCCGGTGCGACCGCGCTCGGTGCGCTGGTCTACGCGGTGTGCTGTACCGCGGTCACCGGACGTGGCCGCCTCGATGTCGACGGGTACGCCGGTCTCCGCCTCGCCGAGCGAGCGGGGGTGGTGTGGCTGCTGTCCGCGCTGGCGCTCATCCCGGTGACCGCGGCGAATATCGGCGGCATGACGGTGTCGGGCGTCTTCCGGCTCGGCGCGCTCGGCGCGCTGATCGACGCCGGTGAGAAGCCGAAGGCGTGGATCGTGGTCGCGGTACTCGCCGCGGTGGTGACGCTGGGCGCGCGAATCATGTTGTCCTGGAACGGCGCGGCGGTGCTGCTGCTGGTGGCGGCGATCGCCGTGCTGCCGCCCGCGATGGTCGGCAACGCGGGGGAGGGCCCGAACCACGACTACGGCACCGGCGCGATGATCATCTTCCAATTGGCCGTGTCGGTGCTGCCCGGTCTGCTGTGGTGCGTCACGGAACACGTACGCAGGCAGGGCGAACACGTGGACACGGCGGTGCGCCGCGGCGCGATCATCGGCCTGCTGTGTGTGCTCGCCGCCGCGCTCAGCGGTCTGGTGCTGTGGCTGATCCTGTTGCCCTGGTCGGCGGTGTTCAGTACCGGTTACGGCAGGCTGGCGCTGCTGGTCGGCGCGGCCGGTGTGGGTCTCGCGTTCGTCCTGCGGTTCGCGTTCGCGCGTCGCTCTGCGGCGCCCACCCGCCGGACGGCGCTGCTGATCGCCTGCGGCGCAGCGCTTTCCACGGTGGCGCTGGGCGCGACCGTGGCGATGGCGGTGCAGCCCGCTCCCGCCTTCGCCGATCGGTCCTTCACCGCGCAGGAGGTGTTCCTCGGCTTCGACCTGTTCGATCCGCCGAATGTCGCACGGCTGCTGACCCTCTGGCGGTTCGACCTGGTGATCGGCACCGCGGCGGTGGCGGGCATCGTGCTCTACGTGATCGGCGTCGTACGCCTGCGCCGGCGCGGTGACGCCTGGTCGCGGTGGCGGACGCTGTCCTGGGTAAGTGGTTGTGCCGCACTGCTCATCGCGACCTCGTCGGGCATCGGCACCTACGGCTTCGCCATGTTCAGCATGCACATGATCACGCATATGGCGTTGAACATGTTCGTGCCGGTGCTGCTGGTGCTCGGTGCCCCGGTGACCCTGCTGCTGCGCGCCGTCCCCGCGGCGAAGCGCGGCGAGGTGCACGGGGTCCGGGAATGGGTGCTGGCCCTGCTGCATTCGCGGCCGACCGCGATCATCGCGCACCCCGCGACGGCGCTGACCCTGTTCGTGATCTCGCTCTACGGGCTGTATTTCACGCCGCTGTTCGAGAGCCTGATCCGCTACCACTGGGGGCACGTGCTGATGAACGTGCACTTCCTGATCGTCGGCTACCTCTACTACTGGGGCATCATCGGCATCGACCCGGGCCCGCGCCGCCTGCCGCATCTGGGTCGGCTCGGGGTGTTGTTCGCGGTCATGCCTTTCCACGCCTTCTTCGGTGTCGCCGTGATGTCGATGAACACGGTCATCGGGTCGCGTTTCTACACCAACCTGCAGTTGCCGTGGAACATCGACCTGCTGGCCGATCAGCGGATGGGCGGCGGCATCGCCTGGGTTTCCGGCGAAGTCCCGGTCCTGCTCGTGGTCGGCGCGCTGCTGACCCAGTGGGCGGCGCAGGACCGCCGCACGGCGGTCCGCACCGACCGCAAGGACGACGAGTACCGCGACTCCGACCTCGAGGCCTACAACGCCATGCTGGAGAAACTGGCCCAGACCCGGCGCTGA
- a CDS encoding mycofactocin-coupled SDR family oxidoreductase, whose product MGTLDDRVAVITGGARGQGRAHALALATAGADIVICDIAEQIAGLHYPLATPDDLAETAKLVEETGRRCVPLRADVRSQAEMNAVAQRAIDDFGHIDILIANAGIASNSPLADMGEQMWQDMIEVNLGGVFHSFRAVVPHMIERRWGRIVATSSIVARMGVRNAGHYAAAKWGVLGLVKSLALEVAEHGITVNAILPAGVDTDMIQNPATYQMMLPDKENPTREDVMEMFASGPPNGDLIAPAEVADAVLLLVSEHGRHFNGEAVTISGGMSAGTV is encoded by the coding sequence ATGGGGACACTGGACGACAGGGTAGCGGTGATCACCGGCGGTGCCCGAGGTCAGGGTCGCGCGCACGCGCTGGCGCTGGCCACGGCGGGCGCGGACATCGTGATCTGCGATATCGCCGAACAGATCGCCGGCCTGCACTATCCGCTCGCCACCCCCGACGACCTGGCCGAAACCGCGAAGCTGGTGGAGGAGACCGGGCGGCGCTGTGTGCCGCTGCGAGCCGACGTGCGCAGCCAGGCCGAGATGAACGCGGTCGCCCAACGTGCCATCGATGATTTCGGTCACATCGACATCCTGATCGCGAACGCGGGTATCGCCTCCAACTCGCCGCTCGCGGACATGGGCGAGCAGATGTGGCAGGACATGATCGAGGTCAATCTCGGCGGCGTCTTCCACAGCTTCCGGGCGGTGGTGCCGCACATGATCGAGCGCCGCTGGGGTCGCATCGTCGCCACCTCGTCCATCGTGGCGCGGATGGGTGTGCGCAACGCCGGCCACTACGCGGCGGCGAAGTGGGGCGTGCTCGGTCTGGTGAAATCGCTGGCTCTGGAGGTCGCCGAGCACGGCATCACGGTGAACGCGATACTGCCCGCGGGAGTGGACACCGACATGATCCAGAATCCGGCCACGTATCAAATGATGTTGCCGGACAAAGAGAATCCCACCCGTGAGGACGTGATGGAGATGTTCGCCTCGGGTCCGCCCAACGGTGATCTGATCGCGCCCGCCGAGGTCGCGGACGCGGTCTTGCTGCTGGTGTCCGAGCACGGCAGGCACTTCAACGGCGAGGCGGTGACCATCTCCGGCGGCATGAGCGCAGGCACCGTGTGA
- the ctaD gene encoding cytochrome c oxidase subunit I, whose amino-acid sequence MSVTQTEQLQATRPYPARTGPKGSYLWKMITTTDPKVLGVMYLVTAMTFFFIGGLMALLMRGELARPGLQFLSTEQYNQLFTMHGTIMLLFYATPIVFGFANAVLPLQIGAPDVAFPRLNAFSYWLYLFGASIATAGFLTPGGPADFGWTGYTPLSTFEHAPGAGGDLWIMGLILSGLGTILGGVNMITTIICLRAPGMIMFRMPIFTWNILITSILVLLAFPILTAALFALAIDRHLGGHIYDTATGGVLLWQHLFWFFGHPEVYIVALPFFGIVTEIFPVFSRKPLFGYTALIYATISIGALSVAVWAHHMYATGSVLLPFFSLMTFLIAVPTGVKFFNWIFTMWRGQLTFETPMLWSLGFLVTFLFGGLSGVILASPPLDFHVTDSYFVVAHFHYVLFGTIVFATFAGIYFWFPKMTGRMMDERLGKWHFWTTFVGFHLTFLVQHWVGSEGMPRRYADYLPSDGFTALNMISTIGAFVLGASMLPFIWNVFKSYRYGEVVTVDDPWGYGNSLEWATTCPPPRHNFYELPRIRSERPAFELHYPHMVERMRTEASVGWSGGHRSTPLVQDRAVTQKVELTKREPDSKAD is encoded by the coding sequence GTGAGTGTGACGCAGACCGAACAACTTCAGGCGACTCGACCGTATCCGGCCCGCACCGGGCCGAAGGGTTCCTACCTCTGGAAGATGATCACGACCACCGATCCCAAGGTGCTCGGGGTCATGTACCTGGTCACCGCGATGACCTTCTTCTTCATCGGCGGCCTGATGGCACTGCTGATGCGTGGCGAGCTGGCCCGGCCCGGCTTGCAGTTCCTCTCGACCGAGCAGTACAACCAGCTGTTCACCATGCACGGCACGATCATGCTGCTGTTCTACGCGACACCGATCGTGTTCGGCTTCGCAAATGCCGTGCTGCCCTTGCAGATCGGCGCGCCCGACGTCGCCTTCCCCCGCCTCAACGCGTTCAGCTACTGGCTGTATCTGTTCGGTGCGAGCATCGCGACCGCGGGTTTCCTCACGCCGGGCGGGCCCGCCGACTTCGGCTGGACCGGTTACACGCCGCTCAGCACATTCGAGCACGCGCCTGGCGCGGGCGGCGACCTGTGGATCATGGGGTTGATCCTGTCCGGCCTCGGCACCATCCTCGGCGGCGTCAACATGATCACCACGATCATCTGCCTGCGCGCGCCCGGCATGATCATGTTCCGGATGCCGATCTTCACCTGGAACATCCTGATCACCAGCATCCTTGTGCTGCTTGCCTTTCCGATCCTCACCGCGGCGCTGTTCGCGCTCGCGATCGATCGGCACCTCGGCGGGCACATCTACGACACCGCCACCGGCGGCGTGCTGCTCTGGCAGCACCTGTTCTGGTTCTTCGGGCATCCCGAGGTGTACATCGTCGCGCTGCCGTTCTTCGGCATCGTCACCGAGATCTTCCCGGTGTTCAGCCGCAAACCGCTGTTCGGTTATACCGCACTGATCTACGCGACGATCTCGATCGGCGCGCTCTCGGTGGCGGTGTGGGCGCATCACATGTATGCCACGGGATCGGTACTGCTGCCGTTCTTTTCGCTGATGACCTTCTTGATCGCGGTGCCGACCGGGGTGAAGTTCTTCAACTGGATCTTCACGATGTGGCGCGGGCAGTTGACCTTCGAGACGCCGATGCTGTGGTCGCTGGGCTTCCTGGTGACCTTCCTCTTCGGTGGTCTGTCCGGCGTCATCCTCGCGTCGCCGCCGCTGGACTTCCACGTCACCGACTCGTATTTCGTTGTGGCGCATTTTCATTACGTGCTGTTCGGCACCATCGTGTTCGCCACCTTCGCCGGCATCTACTTCTGGTTCCCGAAGATGACCGGCCGGATGATGGACGAGCGCCTGGGCAAGTGGCACTTCTGGACCACCTTCGTCGGGTTCCACCTGACCTTCCTGGTGCAGCACTGGGTGGGGTCCGAGGGCATGCCGCGCCGCTACGCCGACTACCTGCCCAGCGACGGATTCACCGCGCTGAACATGATTTCCACGATCGGCGCGTTCGTGCTCGGGGCGTCGATGCTGCCGTTCATCTGGAATGTGTTCAAGAGTTATCGGTACGGCGAGGTGGTCACCGTGGATGATCCGTGGGGCTACGGCAACTCGCTGGAGTGGGCCACCACCTGCCCGCCGCCGCGGCACAACTTCTACGAGCTGCCGCGGATTCGGTCCGAGCGTCCCGCCTTCGAGCTGCACTACCCGCACATGGTCGAGCGGATGCGCACCGAGGCGAGCGTCGGGTGGAGCGGCGGGCATCGCAGCACCCCGCTCGTCCAAGACCGCGCGGTCACCCAGAAGGTCGAGCTGACCAAGCGCGAACCGGACAGCAAGGCCGATTGA
- a CDS encoding class I SAM-dependent methyltransferase, whose amino-acid sequence MTETHSHGVGADQAGNTVEFWENFYQERERVWSGNPNFLLVREITGVPAGTALDLGCAEGADAIWLAQRGWQVTGVDVSETALGRARAHAAELGLTGITWQQVDLAHSFPAGTFDLVSAQYLHSPVAQADERERILSRAADAVAPGGLLLIVGHAHWPSWVTEPPTDIHFPTTAEVLAALRLDPAEWTVERDDLAERDQPSPEGEPGTRRDNVLLIRRH is encoded by the coding sequence ATGACCGAGACACACAGCCACGGCGTCGGCGCAGACCAGGCCGGTAATACCGTCGAGTTCTGGGAGAACTTCTACCAGGAGCGCGAGCGCGTCTGGTCCGGCAATCCGAACTTCCTCCTGGTCCGCGAGATCACCGGGGTGCCCGCGGGTACCGCGCTGGACCTCGGCTGTGCCGAGGGCGCGGACGCGATCTGGTTGGCCCAGCGGGGCTGGCAGGTCACCGGCGTCGATGTGTCCGAGACCGCGCTCGGCCGGGCCCGCGCCCACGCGGCCGAGCTCGGCCTCACCGGAATCACCTGGCAGCAGGTCGATCTCGCGCACTCGTTCCCGGCCGGGACCTTCGATCTCGTCTCCGCTCAGTACCTGCACTCGCCCGTCGCGCAGGCCGACGAGCGTGAGCGCATCCTGTCCCGCGCGGCGGACGCCGTGGCCCCCGGTGGTCTACTGCTCATCGTCGGCCACGCGCATTGGCCGAGCTGGGTGACCGAACCGCCGACCGATATCCACTTCCCCACCACCGCCGAGGTACTCGCCGCCCTGCGTCTCGACCCCGCCGAGTGGACCGTCGAACGCGACGACCTCGCCGAGCGCGACCAGCCGAGCCCCGAGGGCGAACCCGGCACCCGCCGGGACAACGTCCTGCTCATCCGCCGCCACTGA
- a CDS encoding PadR family transcriptional regulator — translation MNETRLFVLAALAKSGPMHGHQLRRDARLDRAELWSRVKPGSLYGALHRMADENLIRPLRTEQPGALPARTVYEITDEGLRELRALRDEALTEVDIRPDPVDLALAVSADLDRKLLRGYLEDRIAALRAHGSRIAHHLERRWPEQSVVDDLVVDHAVMRIQAEIDWHEKILANIDELGDAS, via the coding sequence GTGAACGAGACTCGCCTGTTCGTGCTTGCGGCGCTGGCCAAGAGCGGCCCGATGCACGGTCATCAGTTGCGCCGCGACGCCCGGCTGGATCGCGCGGAACTGTGGTCGCGGGTGAAACCGGGCTCGCTGTACGGGGCACTGCATCGGATGGCGGACGAGAACCTGATCCGCCCGCTGCGGACCGAGCAACCCGGCGCATTGCCCGCCCGGACCGTCTACGAGATCACCGACGAAGGACTGCGGGAGTTGCGCGCATTACGCGACGAGGCGCTCACCGAAGTCGACATCCGGCCCGATCCGGTCGATCTCGCCCTGGCGGTCAGTGCCGACCTCGACCGGAAGCTGTTGCGCGGCTATCTCGAAGACCGCATCGCCGCGCTCCGCGCGCACGGTTCCCGGATCGCGCATCACCTGGAACGGCGCTGGCCCGAGCAGAGCGTGGTCGACGATCTCGTCGTCGACCACGCCGTCATGCGAATCCAGGCCGAGATCGATTGGCACGAAAAGATTCTCGCCAATATCGACGAACTCGGCGACGCCTCTTGA